Proteins encoded within one genomic window of Gloeobacter kilaueensis JS1:
- a CDS encoding lysophospholipid acyltransferase family protein: protein MKTLRPEQTLVAYHLFKWLIVSPILHTALRVKIAGEAHVPATGAVILASSHASHLDPVILANCARRPVAFMAKEELFTNPVLSRVIRLYGAFPVKRGSGDRGAIRAALEALDYQWAVGIFLNGTRTPDGSVPSAQLGAAMLAAKTQVPIVPVAIAGSGLILPKGSLLPRLHRVSVCFGPALAPPESTRRAALETTTAACAAQIQQLLITAGTLDKSYPQP from the coding sequence GTGAAGACCCTGCGTCCCGAGCAGACCCTGGTGGCCTATCACCTCTTTAAGTGGCTCATCGTCAGCCCGATCCTGCACACGGCCCTGCGAGTAAAGATTGCAGGCGAAGCCCACGTTCCTGCCACGGGGGCTGTGATCCTGGCGAGTAGCCACGCCAGCCACCTCGACCCGGTGATCCTCGCCAACTGTGCCCGGCGACCGGTCGCGTTTATGGCCAAAGAAGAATTGTTCACAAACCCCGTACTCAGCCGTGTGATCCGCCTGTACGGCGCTTTTCCGGTCAAGCGCGGCAGCGGCGATCGAGGTGCTATCCGCGCTGCCCTCGAAGCGCTCGATTACCAGTGGGCAGTGGGCATCTTCTTAAACGGCACCCGCACCCCCGACGGCAGTGTGCCATCGGCGCAACTGGGAGCGGCCATGCTCGCGGCCAAAACCCAGGTGCCGATCGTGCCGGTGGCAATTGCCGGTAGCGGCTTGATCCTTCCTAAAGGCAGCCTCCTGCCGCGCCTGCACCGGGTGAGCGTCTGTTTTGGCCCGGCCCTCGCACCGCCAGAAAGTACCCGCCGTGCGGCTTTAGAGACCACCACCGCCGCCTGTGCCGCCCAGATTCAACAGCTCCTGATAACAGCGGGCACCCTCGACAAGTCGTACCCCCAGCCTTGA
- a CDS encoding RNA polymerase sigma factor, RpoD/SigA family yields MHIVDIDMLTAPDELEAGGLDEPILDPQALEAFVQVDYTDERPAKPSNSTDLVRVYLQEIGRVPLLGRDEEVELAQQVQRLMKLMGIKESLGAQASDADWAEAAHLGVSELKRQVQAGTRAKKKMIEANLRLVVSVAKKYQNRGLELLDLVQEGTLGLERAVEKFDPTKGYRFSTYAYWWIRQGITRAIATQSRTIRLPVHITEKLNRIKKTQRKLSQNLGRTPTISEIADELEMEPAHVRELMSRVPRSVSLETRVGKDKDTELGELLEAEEVSPEESAVQQSLRRDVQELLGDLTLRERDVVTMRYGLLDGRQYSLSEIGRALELSRERVRQIESKALQKLRQPRRRAKVRDYLELME; encoded by the coding sequence ATGCACATCGTCGATATTGATATGCTCACAGCTCCCGATGAACTGGAGGCAGGCGGGCTCGACGAGCCCATCCTCGATCCCCAGGCGCTGGAAGCTTTTGTGCAGGTAGACTACACCGACGAGCGACCGGCCAAGCCGAGCAACTCGACGGACCTGGTGCGCGTGTATCTGCAGGAGATCGGTCGGGTGCCGCTTTTGGGCCGCGACGAAGAGGTGGAGCTTGCCCAGCAGGTGCAGCGACTGATGAAGCTGATGGGCATCAAAGAATCGCTGGGCGCTCAAGCCAGCGACGCTGACTGGGCGGAGGCTGCTCATCTGGGTGTTTCTGAGCTTAAGCGGCAGGTGCAGGCGGGCACCCGCGCCAAGAAAAAGATGATCGAGGCCAACCTGCGCCTGGTCGTCTCGGTCGCCAAGAAGTACCAGAACCGGGGTCTTGAGTTGCTCGATCTGGTTCAGGAGGGCACCCTCGGCCTGGAGCGGGCCGTCGAAAAGTTCGACCCGACGAAGGGATATCGCTTTTCGACCTACGCGTACTGGTGGATTCGCCAGGGGATCACCCGCGCCATCGCCACCCAGTCGCGGACGATTCGTCTACCGGTCCACATCACCGAAAAGCTCAACCGGATCAAGAAGACCCAGCGCAAGCTCTCGCAGAACCTGGGCCGCACCCCAACCATCTCCGAGATCGCCGACGAACTGGAGATGGAACCGGCCCACGTGCGCGAGTTGATGAGCCGGGTGCCGCGTTCGGTTTCCCTTGAGACCCGCGTCGGCAAAGACAAGGACACCGAACTGGGCGAGTTGCTCGAAGCAGAAGAAGTCTCCCCCGAAGAGAGTGCCGTGCAGCAGTCCCTCAGGCGCGACGTGCAGGAGCTATTGGGCGATCTGACCCTGCGCGAACGGGATGTGGTGACGATGCGCTACGGTCTGCTCGACGGCAGGCAGTACTCGCTGTCTGAGATTGGCCGGGCGCTTGAGCTTTCGCGGGAGCGGGTGCGCCAGATCGAGTCGAAGGCTCTGCAAAAGCTGCGTCAGCCGCGCCGTCGGGCCAAGGTCCGCGACTACCTTGAGCTGATGGAATAG
- a CDS encoding sigma-70 family RNA polymerase sigma factor translates to MTSLVKIQLSEPQQRRGRASQSSLEDSVGQFLREMSRYPLLTSEQEVELAQVIARGGTGAESAKRRLVRANLRLVVSIAKKYLNRGVPFLDLIQEGAIGLMRAAEKFDFERGYKFSTYAYWWIRQGITRAIASQSRTVRLPVHMVEKLNQVKRIRRQLTQELSRKPTKAEMAAALELDIDKLDEILDAGRRTLSLHVRVGKEEDTELLQLIEDSETTSPTETLDYALLVEQIEALLHLLTPRERDIIELRFGLADGNNYTLADIGEMYNLSRERVRQIQAKAMRKLRHPRRQMLLRDWTEA, encoded by the coding sequence ATGACGTCCCTGGTCAAAATTCAACTCTCAGAGCCCCAGCAGCGCCGTGGCCGCGCCAGCCAATCCTCTCTAGAGGATTCCGTGGGCCAGTTTTTGCGAGAAATGTCCCGATATCCGCTTTTGACTTCCGAGCAGGAGGTCGAGCTAGCCCAGGTCATCGCCAGGGGAGGAACAGGAGCCGAGTCCGCCAAGCGCCGCCTGGTGCGGGCCAACTTGCGCCTGGTCGTGTCGATCGCCAAAAAATATCTCAACCGGGGCGTGCCCTTCCTCGATCTCATCCAAGAAGGGGCAATCGGCCTGATGCGCGCCGCCGAAAAGTTCGACTTCGAGCGCGGTTACAAGTTCTCGACCTACGCGTACTGGTGGATTCGCCAGGGGATCACCCGCGCCATCGCCTCTCAGTCGCGGACGGTGCGCCTGCCGGTCCACATGGTCGAAAAGCTCAACCAGGTCAAGCGCATCCGCCGCCAGCTCACCCAGGAATTGTCGCGCAAGCCGACCAAAGCCGAGATGGCCGCCGCCCTCGAACTGGATATCGACAAGCTCGATGAGATCCTCGATGCGGGTCGCCGCACCCTTTCGCTGCACGTGCGGGTGGGCAAAGAAGAGGACACCGAGCTGTTGCAACTCATCGAAGACAGCGAGACGACCTCGCCCACCGAGACGCTCGATTACGCTCTGCTCGTCGAGCAAATCGAAGCGCTGTTGCACCTGCTCACCCCCCGCGAGCGCGACATCATCGAGCTGCGCTTTGGACTCGCCGACGGCAACAATTACACCCTGGCCGACATTGGCGAGATGTACAATCTTTCGCGCGAGCGGGTGCGCCAGATTCAAGCCAAGGCGATGCGCAAGCTGCGCCACCCGCGCCGCCAGATGCTCCTGCGCGATTGGACCGAGGCTTAG
- a CDS encoding alpha/beta hydrolase, whose product MFDALTIASQEPTPRALAFFLHGRGANGLDLLALVEALALPALRYYLPDAPYALAEFSEGRQWYEFGPAHAQGVEHSSELLTELIRAERRRFGDLPVLLAGFSQGAVLALSTGLLLDPPPAAIVALSGYLFEPERLWALRPAALPWPAVLIVHGEADPVIPVRASRLAKAALTEAGVTVEYQEYAMGHQINQAAVARIRTFIERLLPA is encoded by the coding sequence ATGTTCGACGCACTCACGATCGCCTCGCAGGAGCCCACTCCCCGAGCCCTCGCTTTTTTTCTGCACGGTCGCGGGGCGAATGGCCTCGATTTGCTTGCGCTCGTAGAGGCACTGGCGCTGCCGGCGCTGCGATATTATCTGCCGGATGCGCCCTACGCCCTGGCAGAATTTTCAGAAGGCAGACAGTGGTACGAGTTTGGTCCTGCTCATGCCCAGGGCGTCGAGCACAGCAGTGAGCTGTTGACGGAACTGATCCGCGCCGAACGGCGGCGCTTTGGCGATCTGCCGGTGCTGCTGGCCGGTTTTTCGCAGGGGGCGGTGCTTGCCCTCAGCACTGGCTTGCTCCTCGACCCGCCGCCGGCGGCGATCGTCGCTTTGAGCGGCTACCTGTTTGAGCCGGAACGCCTCTGGGCGCTAAGGCCCGCAGCCCTACCCTGGCCGGCGGTGCTCATTGTCCACGGCGAGGCCGACCCGGTCATCCCGGTGCGGGCCAGCCGCCTGGCAAAAGCAGCCCTGACTGAGGCTGGCGTCACCGTCGAGTACCAGGAATACGCCATGGGCCACCAGATCAATCAGGCAGCCGTTGCTCGCATCCGTACTTTTATCGAACGCCTTCTGCCAGCCTGA
- a CDS encoding cofactor assembly of complex C subunit B, whose amino-acid sequence MQQITVLSTLVLTLLMLVGLFFFLRASVKDRTEQAEIDFNSSPQQLANTLQTYLEKRSYRLVQAKEHQLIFSGIVAPSRFLAGFLTLLAFLGLACLALVLTTLFEAAGWRVALLLLPLSSPLAGVFYWRSARRPEQVIAQITRIDQGARLLIEAHRDEILVLKDNLEITDPQVR is encoded by the coding sequence ATGCAGCAGATCACTGTCCTTTCGACCCTGGTACTGACGCTGCTGATGCTCGTCGGCCTGTTTTTCTTTCTGCGTGCCTCGGTCAAAGATCGTACCGAGCAGGCGGAAATAGATTTCAACAGCTCGCCCCAGCAACTCGCCAACACACTCCAGACCTACCTTGAGAAGCGCTCTTACCGACTCGTCCAAGCGAAAGAGCATCAACTCATCTTTTCGGGGATTGTCGCCCCGAGCCGTTTTCTCGCTGGCTTCTTGACTCTCCTTGCATTTTTGGGTTTGGCCTGTCTGGCTTTGGTCCTGACAACGTTGTTTGAGGCGGCAGGCTGGCGGGTCGCTCTTTTGCTGTTGCCCCTGTCCAGTCCCCTTGCCGGTGTGTTTTACTGGAGGAGCGCCCGGCGGCCTGAGCAGGTGATCGCCCAGATTACCAGAATTGACCAGGGAGCAAGGTTGCTTATCGAGGCGCACCGCGACGAGATTCTGGTTCTCAAGGACAATCTGGAGATCACCGATCCCCAGGTACGCTGA
- a CDS encoding HEAT repeat domain-containing protein, giving the protein MDELIEAEPYALEVVDSPPDIEQLLSDLISGDVTRRMLAARAFSEIQDERSVPALIDLLADDCPLVRVSAAYALGRNPCPAAVEPLIATLLQDWNGYVRKGLVWALGNCQDARAFDSLVDALVTDIPAVQLWAASALGQLGDPRAVAPLATALKADPVAVVRSNCAWALGKLGDKEAGVPALLSALDDDDLSVQQDVREALNTLGYHYETDAADPFEIA; this is encoded by the coding sequence ATGGACGAGCTGATCGAGGCGGAGCCCTACGCGCTGGAGGTGGTGGACTCGCCCCCGGACATCGAGCAGTTGCTGAGCGATCTGATATCCGGGGACGTTACCCGCCGGATGCTGGCAGCTCGCGCCTTCTCAGAAATTCAAGACGAGCGCTCGGTCCCGGCACTCATCGATTTGTTGGCCGACGATTGCCCACTAGTCAGGGTGAGTGCAGCCTACGCCCTGGGCCGCAATCCGTGTCCGGCGGCGGTCGAGCCGCTCATCGCCACACTGCTGCAGGACTGGAACGGATACGTGCGCAAGGGACTGGTCTGGGCACTGGGCAACTGCCAGGACGCTCGCGCCTTCGATTCGCTGGTCGATGCTCTTGTGACCGATATTCCAGCGGTGCAGCTCTGGGCGGCCAGTGCCCTTGGTCAATTAGGCGATCCGCGCGCCGTCGCACCGTTGGCTACAGCCCTCAAAGCCGACCCGGTTGCTGTGGTGCGCAGCAACTGCGCCTGGGCGCTGGGCAAGCTGGGCGACAAAGAAGCCGGTGTGCCGGCCCTGCTCAGTGCCCTCGACGACGACGATTTGAGCGTCCAGCAGGACGTGCGCGAAGCATTAAATACTCTCGGGTACCACTATGAAACCGATGCCGCCGACCCCTTTGAAATTGCCTGA
- a CDS encoding ATP-dependent Clp protease proteolytic subunit gives MSELADYGPGSIRAAYSGDYGFRTPPPDLPSLLLNERIVYLGTPINDVVAELLIAQLLYLESEDNAKPIEIYINSPGVAGFETSAFAVYDTMRHVRMPIKTICLGLAGGFSALLLAAGTKGQRMSLPNSRIILYQPYGGARGQATDINIRAQELLTTKRTLNQLLSTHTGKAVEQIDKDTERLYYMSPDEAVSYGLIDKVLEPSATKIASLKAVGAPV, from the coding sequence ATGAGCGAACTTGCCGACTACGGACCCGGTTCCATCCGGGCTGCTTATTCCGGGGATTATGGATTTCGTACCCCTCCCCCGGATCTACCGTCCCTGCTGCTGAACGAGCGCATCGTCTACCTCGGCACCCCTATTAACGACGTGGTGGCCGAACTGCTGATCGCCCAGCTGCTTTATCTCGAATCGGAGGACAACGCCAAACCGATCGAGATTTACATCAACAGTCCCGGTGTTGCCGGTTTCGAGACCAGCGCCTTCGCGGTCTACGACACGATGCGCCACGTGCGGATGCCCATCAAGACCATCTGCCTCGGTCTGGCCGGTGGGTTTTCGGCACTGCTGTTGGCAGCGGGCACCAAGGGACAGCGCATGAGCCTGCCCAATTCCCGTATCATTCTCTACCAACCCTACGGCGGTGCCCGTGGCCAGGCCACCGACATCAACATCCGTGCCCAGGAATTGCTCACCACCAAGCGCACGCTCAATCAGCTTCTGAGCACCCACACCGGTAAGGCCGTCGAGCAAATCGACAAGGACACGGAGCGGCTGTACTATATGTCCCCCGACGAAGCTGTAAGCTACGGCCTGATCGACAAAGTGCTCGAACCGAGTGCGACCAAGATCGCCAGCCTCAAAGCCGTCGGTGCGCCTGTCTAA
- a CDS encoding ATP-dependent Clp protease proteolytic subunit produces the protein MPIGIPKVPYRLPGGQSQWIDIFNRLALDRIIFLGREVDDEIANAIIASMLYLDSEDPEKDIYLYINSPGGSVSAGLAIYDTMQHVRANVATMCVGLAASMGAFLLAAGAKGKRTSLPHSRIMIHQPLGGAQGQATDIGIQAKEILYTKDRLNQILSDRTGQPLERIERDTDRDFFMSADEAAQYGLIDQVVQHRPI, from the coding sequence ATGCCTATCGGGATTCCCAAGGTGCCCTACCGCCTGCCGGGTGGACAGAGCCAGTGGATCGACATCTTTAACCGCCTCGCCCTCGATCGGATCATCTTTTTGGGCCGCGAGGTAGACGACGAAATCGCCAACGCGATCATCGCCTCGATGCTCTACCTCGACTCCGAAGATCCAGAAAAGGACATCTACCTCTACATCAACAGCCCCGGCGGTTCGGTTTCAGCCGGGCTTGCCATCTATGACACGATGCAGCACGTGCGGGCCAACGTCGCCACGATGTGCGTCGGCCTTGCCGCCAGCATGGGCGCGTTCTTGCTCGCTGCCGGTGCCAAGGGCAAGCGCACCAGCCTGCCCCACTCGCGGATCATGATTCACCAGCCCCTCGGCGGTGCCCAGGGCCAGGCCACCGACATCGGCATCCAGGCCAAGGAGATCCTCTACACCAAGGACCGCCTCAACCAGATCCTCTCCGATCGGACTGGCCAGCCCCTTGAGCGCATCGAGCGCGACACCGACCGCGACTTTTTCATGTCCGCCGACGAAGCGGCGCAGTACGGCCTCATCGATCAGGTCGTTCAGCATCGCCCGATCTAG
- a CDS encoding RNA-guided endonuclease InsQ/TnpB family protein, whose amino-acid sequence MTQVLTVSCKLNPTSEQAAKIDATLKAFADACTWVNLSAPTGLTNPAAMQKAVYHEARVLFGLSANLTVRAVARVCANRKTAKVKGHLVKSFAATSIDYDARIFSLNEKRWMVSVTLLGGREHIPLAIGNYQRHLLARQQPTSATLVKRKDGSYYIQIQVKSEPGEPSEPEGCLGVDLGRTDIAHTSTGESFDGQQLKETRDRFARTRARLQHRAAKGTRSTRRRAREHQKRLGSRERRFQTNINHRISHRLVQQAKSLNWSIALEDLTGIRQRTNTGPQSKTERRRSNSWAFYQLRQFVAYKAIRAGVSVVLVKPAYTSQTCHCCHRIGERQGKSFRCGGCGWHGDADFNGSVNISQLGRLVNSPRGPWMACRLEGF is encoded by the coding sequence ATGACTCAAGTGCTGACAGTGTCCTGCAAACTCAACCCTACCTCCGAGCAAGCAGCGAAGATAGATGCCACACTCAAAGCTTTTGCAGATGCTTGCACCTGGGTCAACCTGAGCGCGCCTACGGGGCTGACAAACCCTGCAGCGATGCAGAAGGCCGTCTACCACGAAGCACGGGTGCTGTTTGGCTTGTCCGCCAATCTGACTGTCCGGGCCGTTGCTCGTGTCTGCGCCAATCGCAAGACCGCCAAGGTCAAGGGCCATCTGGTCAAAAGCTTTGCCGCTACAAGCATCGACTACGACGCCCGCATTTTTTCGTTGAATGAAAAGCGTTGGATGGTGAGTGTAACGTTGCTGGGTGGACGCGAACACATCCCACTGGCCATCGGCAACTACCAGCGGCACCTGTTGGCTAGACAGCAACCGACCTCTGCCACGCTGGTAAAGCGCAAGGACGGCAGCTACTACATCCAGATTCAGGTCAAGTCCGAGCCGGGTGAACCATCTGAACCAGAGGGGTGTCTCGGTGTTGACCTGGGCCGGACGGACATTGCTCACACCTCTACAGGAGAGTCCTTCGATGGACAGCAGTTGAAAGAAACCCGCGACCGCTTTGCTCGTACCAGAGCACGGCTTCAGCATCGGGCTGCTAAAGGCACGCGGAGCACTCGCAGAAGAGCGAGAGAGCACCAGAAACGGCTGGGCAGCAGAGAGCGCAGATTCCAGACCAACATCAACCATCGAATCAGCCATCGACTAGTCCAGCAAGCAAAGTCTTTGAACTGGAGCATCGCTCTTGAAGACCTGACGGGTATTCGTCAACGCACCAACACTGGGCCGCAAAGCAAGACGGAACGCAGACGCAGCAACAGTTGGGCGTTCTACCAGTTGCGCCAGTTCGTCGCCTACAAAGCTATCCGTGCGGGTGTGAGCGTGGTGCTGGTGAAGCCGGCCTACACCTCTCAGACCTGCCACTGTTGCCACCGTATCGGGGAGCGGCAGGGGAAGAGCTTCAGGTGTGGCGGTTGTGGTTGGCATGGCGATGCGGATTTCAATGGTTCAGTGAATATTTCTCAATTGGGGCGACTTGTAAACTCGCCTCGCGGTCCCTGGATGGCTTGCCGTTTGGAGGGCTTCTGA
- the pgeF gene encoding peptidoglycan editing factor PgeF, with the protein MLSRWPHGFFTRRASGCPPAQLAVALALPAQTAFYLKQTHSAQIQPVPVEPGCTGDALWSDRPGDSIWVSTADCTPILLADPRTGAVAAIHAGWRGTAQSIVGATVAALCKQGSDPANLLCAMGPAISGSAYQVAHGVASEVTATITEASLALLPDAEPGRVRLDVREVNRQQAIARGLLPERIAICPACTYGSPDWLYSYRREGGGKIQYSGIGLPIEQGPGDDNR; encoded by the coding sequence TTGCTCTCCCGCTGGCCCCACGGTTTTTTTACCCGCCGTGCCAGTGGTTGCCCGCCGGCACAGCTCGCCGTCGCTCTGGCTCTGCCCGCACAGACAGCCTTTTATCTCAAACAAACCCACAGCGCCCAGATCCAGCCGGTGCCCGTCGAGCCGGGCTGCACCGGCGACGCGCTCTGGAGCGATCGGCCCGGTGATTCGATCTGGGTGAGTACCGCCGATTGCACGCCGATCTTGCTGGCAGACCCACGCACCGGGGCGGTGGCTGCCATCCACGCCGGTTGGCGCGGAACGGCCCAGTCGATTGTTGGGGCCACCGTCGCCGCACTCTGCAAGCAGGGCAGCGATCCGGCGAACCTGCTGTGCGCAATGGGACCAGCAATCAGTGGCAGTGCCTACCAGGTGGCCCATGGAGTTGCGAGCGAAGTGACAGCGACGATCACCGAAGCTTCTTTGGCCCTGCTGCCGGACGCTGAACCGGGCCGGGTGCGCCTCGATGTGCGCGAGGTCAACCGCCAGCAGGCGATCGCCAGGGGGCTGCTACCGGAACGGATCGCCATCTGTCCGGCCTGTACCTACGGCAGCCCCGACTGGCTGTACTCCTATCGCCGGGAAGGGGGCGGCAAGATCCAGTACTCAGGTATCGGTCTGCCGATAGAGCAGGGGCCGGGCGACGACAATCGCTGA
- a CDS encoding R3H domain-containing nucleic acid-binding protein — protein sequence MRVTDDLEKLLAILPAGLQERLRRHERLDELIEVVLDLGRRPEARFRENSEYLSEEPIVQAELDQCVANVGEFSGDNRAGIERTLHRISAMRNRHGRIIGLTCRVGRAVFGTIIMIRDLVESGKSILLLGRPGVGKTTALREIARVLADDLGRRVVIIDTSNEIAGDGDIPHPAIGRARRMQVARPEFQHQVMIEAVENHMPEVIVIDEIGTELEAQAARTIAERGVQLVGTAHGNRLENLIKNPTLSDLIGGIQTVTLGDEEARRRGTQKSVLERKAPPTFEIAVEMQERYKWTVHKDVAETVDYLLRERKPLPETRAISAAGKVSVTRELSEAEWDEPVSLSSSRNNGTAWHNPAVVPFSAMDLDTGSDNNRVRIYPYAVSRSHLERIVQTLGYPVLLTKEIDDADVVLALRSHVRDKAKIAAVAHSRQIPVHTVKANTIPHITRALRRILQIDEPGVGGDIDAGLLGTLDSEDELEAMEEARLAVEQIVLPKGQPVELLPRAPHIRKMQHELVEHYRLKSESFGQEPNRRLRIYPE from the coding sequence ATGCGCGTCACGGACGATCTGGAGAAGCTGCTGGCCATTCTGCCCGCCGGATTGCAGGAGCGCCTGAGACGGCACGAGCGCCTCGATGAGCTGATCGAAGTGGTGCTCGATCTGGGCCGACGACCGGAGGCGCGCTTTCGCGAAAATAGCGAATACCTCTCAGAAGAACCGATTGTCCAGGCGGAACTGGATCAGTGCGTCGCCAACGTCGGCGAATTTTCGGGCGACAACCGCGCCGGCATCGAGCGCACCCTGCACCGCATCAGCGCCATGCGCAACCGCCATGGCCGGATTATCGGTCTTACCTGCCGGGTGGGCCGGGCTGTCTTCGGCACGATCATCATGATTCGCGACCTCGTAGAATCGGGTAAATCGATTTTGCTGTTGGGCCGTCCCGGCGTCGGCAAGACCACCGCCCTGCGCGAGATCGCCCGCGTGCTCGCCGACGATCTGGGCAGGCGCGTGGTGATCATCGACACCAGCAACGAGATCGCCGGCGACGGCGACATTCCCCACCCGGCAATCGGTCGAGCGCGGCGGATGCAGGTCGCTCGCCCCGAATTTCAGCACCAGGTGATGATCGAGGCGGTCGAAAACCATATGCCCGAAGTGATCGTCATCGACGAAATCGGCACCGAACTGGAGGCCCAGGCGGCCCGCACGATCGCGGAGCGCGGCGTGCAACTGGTGGGCACCGCCCACGGCAACCGCCTCGAAAATCTGATCAAAAACCCGACTTTATCGGATCTGATCGGCGGCATCCAGACGGTGACGCTGGGCGACGAAGAGGCCCGCCGTCGCGGTACCCAAAAAAGTGTGCTCGAGCGCAAGGCACCGCCCACCTTCGAGATCGCCGTCGAGATGCAGGAGCGCTACAAGTGGACCGTCCACAAGGATGTCGCCGAGACGGTCGATTATCTGTTGCGCGAGCGCAAACCGCTGCCGGAGACGCGGGCGATCAGCGCCGCCGGTAAGGTGAGTGTCACCCGCGAACTTTCCGAAGCGGAGTGGGACGAGCCTGTATCGCTTTCTAGCAGTCGCAACAACGGCACCGCCTGGCACAACCCGGCGGTGGTTCCCTTCAGTGCGATGGACCTCGACACCGGTTCAGACAACAACCGGGTGCGCATCTACCCCTACGCGGTCTCCCGCAGCCATCTCGAGCGCATCGTTCAGACCCTGGGCTATCCGGTGCTGCTCACCAAAGAGATCGATGACGCCGATGTAGTGCTCGCCCTGCGCTCCCACGTGCGCGACAAAGCAAAGATTGCCGCCGTCGCCCACAGCCGTCAGATCCCCGTGCATACGGTCAAGGCCAACACGATCCCCCACATTACCCGTGCCCTGCGCCGCATCCTGCAGATCGATGAGCCGGGAGTGGGCGGGGATATCGATGCCGGATTGCTGGGCACCCTCGACTCGGAGGACGAACTCGAAGCGATGGAGGAGGCGCGCCTCGCCGTCGAGCAAATTGTCCTCCCCAAGGGCCAGCCCGTCGAACTGCTGCCGCGCGCTCCCCATATCCGCAAGATGCAGCACGAACTGGTCGAGCACTATCGGCTCAAGTCCGAAAGCTTTGGCCAGGAGCCCAATCGGCGATTGCGCATCTATCCCGAATAG
- a CDS encoding ComF family protein: MKFWLFQHRCPLCEQRTSDYLCARCGAELTSSRFEQRRTSTGSLAVYPWGVYAGLLRRALELLKYGNRPEIGDWLGERLGRWWLEERWPRHYRVIAVPLHAERLSERGYNQAERLARAFCRRTGMVHSSHLLQRTRATPALHRLDPIERARAIEDAFSVVGSLPPEPVLLVDDIFTTGGTLRQCAVALQQRGSGPVSAIVVARPLLYRQTDT; this comes from the coding sequence GTGAAATTCTGGCTGTTTCAGCACCGCTGCCCGCTTTGCGAGCAACGCACAAGTGACTACCTCTGTGCAAGGTGCGGGGCGGAGCTGACGAGTAGTCGCTTTGAGCAAAGGCGTACATCGACGGGTAGCCTCGCCGTCTATCCCTGGGGCGTCTATGCAGGTTTGCTCAGGCGGGCGCTCGAACTGCTGAAGTACGGCAATCGGCCCGAAATCGGAGACTGGCTGGGAGAACGATTGGGGCGCTGGTGGCTTGAGGAGCGATGGCCGCGCCACTATCGGGTCATCGCTGTACCACTGCACGCCGAGCGGCTAAGCGAGCGGGGCTACAACCAGGCTGAGCGGCTTGCCCGCGCCTTTTGTAGGCGAACGGGCATGGTCCACAGTAGCCACCTCCTGCAGCGCACCCGTGCCACTCCTGCCCTCCATCGCCTCGATCCCATCGAGCGCGCCAGAGCGATCGAGGATGCCTTCAGTGTCGTGGGCTCCCTACCACCGGAGCCGGTGCTTCTGGTAGACGATATCTTTACCACCGGTGGCACGCTTCGCCAGTGCGCAGTTGCCCTTCAGCAAAGAGGTAGCGGCCCTGTCTCAGCGATTGTCGTCGCCCGGCCCCTGCTCTATCGGCAGACCGATACCTGA